CATTTGATACTCTTTCACCGTGTCCGGAAGCTTCCGCTGGACGGCGTAATTTCTCATGTGGTTTTCCATGCCGCCGACCGAGCGGCAGTTGGCCAGGAAAGCGTAACCCGGCCACCAAGTCAGGCACTCTTCGCCCGGCTTGAGGACTTTCCGGGCCTGCCAGACCGTCCGCTGCAAGCTTCCCAAGGCCCACTCCGGCCGGTTGCTGAGCATCGAGGCGATCTCGAAATCCATCGCCGAGCGGGCTCCGCTGAGATAGAAAAAGGCGAAGAGACCCAGGGCCGCGATCGGGATGATTCGTCGGGCCGAACCGATCAGCCACTGCAAGGCCGGAAGGGTCAGCAGGATCAGCAGCGGCATGGCGGCGGAGAAATACTGGGTATAAGGCTCGGCGCTCGCCATGTGAATCGCGATGAAGATCGCGAGCAGCAATGCCAAAAACGCGCTGTCCGACTTCAGAAACTTCCAGCCTTCCCGGGACCAGCCGACCAGCACCGTCACCTGAGAAGCGACGCAGAGGAGCAGGACCTGAATTTGGCGGAGAAGGGCCTGGGCGGTGTTCCAGCGCCGCGAGGCGTCGACGACGCCGGGGTAGACTTCGGTGTGATAGGTCAAATTGTATTTCCAAAACAGCGCCGGATCCCGGGCGAAGAAATAAAACACCGGCGTCGAGACCAAGAGCACCGAGAGCAGCAGGACCGCCAGCGAGGGAATCCGGCGGGACGGCGCATCCCAGGCCACATAGGCGAAATAGAAAACGGCGAGCGGGCCCAAGGTCAACCGGCCGCCGATTCCCATCCCGATCAAGAGACCGGCGGCGGCCAACCACCCGAGAGCGCGGGACCTTCGCCACTCCAGCATCGCGACGGCCGAAGCCACCAAGGCGAACATCGTCAGGGGGTGGGTCTTGACCACCGGCGCCCAAGCCAAAATGATCCCGTTGGCGAAAAACATCAGGCCGGCGGCATTGACCCAAAACAGGCTGCGGGTGCTTCGCGCGACGTAAACCAGCATCACCGCGCCGGTCGCGGCGGTGAGGAAGGCCGAGCAGTGGCGGGCCGAGAGGAAGCCGGAGCCGAAGAGCTTCATCCAAAACCCGTAAAGGTAGGGCGTCAACGGCATTTGTTGGAAGAAGAAGTCGGAGTAGAGCGATTTGCCGCTCATCACCAGGCGAGCCGCTTCCAAATACAGCCCTTCGTCGCCATCGACGTTGCGGCGGCCGCCCAACCACAGGAACCACGCCCCCATGGCGACAACGCTGGCGGCCACGGTCAAAAAAAGCTGGAGACCGGAGGCGACGCGCGGTTTTTTTTCGTTTTCAAGCATGGATTATCCGGCTAGAACCCGGGCAGGAGTTCCCTAGCCGCATGAATGACCCCTCGGTTGCGCCGCCAATTCCTGCCTCAGATTCCGGGAAAACAAAACTCTTTTTATACCTCGCTTGGACCATCGTCTTGGCCTACGCCTGCGCGCTCGGCTGGACGATCGTCCGGACCGCGGTCGACATCCCCTATTGGGACGAATGGGAGGAGTTCGGCGGAAACGGGCTGATCCTCGGCTGGTCCAACGATTACTTCCTGCGCTTCCACAACGAGCACCGGCTCTATTTCACCGAGCTTCTCTTTCTCATCAATCATCGCCTGTTCGGGATGAACTTCGCTTACCAGATTTATTTCAATTTGTTCCTTTACGCCGTCTTGGGATTGACGGCTTGGTGGACGATCGGCAAGCGTTATCTAGGCCGCTCCTGGCTCGCGCCGGTGGCCTTCCTGCCCTTGCTCGGCGACATGATCCATTTCAACCACACCACCGCCTATCAAAACTGCGCCCACCTTTGCGTCCTCTTCTTCATCGTCGGCGCCTGGCTCTTGTTTCAGCGCGAGAGCTGGACCGCTTTCGGGTTGGCGCTTCTTTTCTGGCTGGCCGCGATGTACTCCCTCGCCAACGGCATCGCCTGCCTCTGGGCGGCGGCCGGCGTCTACTGGCTGCGGGCGATCCGCCGGCGGAAGCCCGGCGACCTCTCGAAATCCTTGGCCCTGCTCGCCTTCCTGGCTTTCGCGCTCTACTATTGGATCGACGGCTTCCGAAAGACTCCGGGCCATCCCGAATACAGCCTATTCTGGCAGAAAAATTTCCTGATCTTTCTGGCCGAGGCGGTTTCCAACGGCTTCGGCTGGACCCAGCTCCATCCGGTGATCGCCTCGATCTGCCTGGCGGCGGTCGCGGCCGCTATGGGGCTCGCGGCTTGGCGGGTCTGGAGGGGCTCGGAAGACCTCTGGTTCCCGCTGGCCCTCTTGCTCGGCATGATCGCCTCGCTGGCCCTGATCAGCTTCGCCCGCTCCGGCTTCGGGCCCGAGGCTTCCAAGGCCTCGCGCTATGCCGAGTTCTCGATTTTCATCCCGATGCTGGCATTCGCCCTGCTCCGCTCGGAGCGAGCTCCCTTTCGGCAAGGCTTGATCGCGGTCTTGACCTTGCTGCTGGGCCTGGGCTTGTTCGACAACTTCACTTTTCGGGTCTATCATGAGACCAGAGCCGAGCGGATGGTGGCGCGGCGCTGCGTCTTCGACCTGCTGCGCGGCGGCCCGATCAAGCCCGAAGACCGCTGCCCCAACAGCTACCCGGGATCGCTGCACGACAAGCTGGACGTCGCTAAGCAGCTGAAGATGCATTTCGTCGTCCAAGCGATGCAGCAACCGGCACCCCGAGGCTCAGCCCCAGAATCTGCGAAGCGTAGGTGAGGCGGAAATAGGGATCGATCGAGAAGGAAGCGAAATCCAGATAAGCCAGGAGCAGAAGCCGAAGGGCCAGGGCGCCTCCGATCAAGGCGATCGCCGCCCAAAATTCGCGGCCGAGCCGGGGCCGCTTCGCGCTTGGCCCCAGCCCCGCGGCCATCGCGGCCAGGATCCCGGCGGTCAGCAAGGGGTAATACCAAGCTCCCCAAACTCGGAGGAGCCGGCCTTTCCAAGCGGGATATTCTCTCAACCCCTCGAGGCTTTCGACGACGATCTCGACCCCGCCGTTTTCCTGCTTGCCCGGCCGGGCCTCGAAATCCATCGCCCGACCCGAAGCGAGCTCCAAGCGAAGCGCCGGCTCCACAAAATCGGAGGGTTGGACCCAGGGGAATTTCCCCAGGTCGACCGAAGGCAGCAGTTGAAATTTTCCCTCCAGCCCGCCGGCTTCCTGTCTCGCCAGTGAGACCTCGCTGGGCCGATCGACCAAGGCCACCGCCTTGACCGAATCTCCCGCGAAAGCCCGGTAGGAACCTCGAGCTTGGAGCTTGCCTTTTTGGACATGCAATGGATTCCGCTGCAGCCACCGGTCGTAGGCTTGGCTCAGCTCCGGCTTCACCCAGGTGGGATTGTCCTGGTTGGCGCTCAGGCCATGGGATCGGAAGTGAAGCTTCAGAACCCGCCACCCAGACCGGGCAAGCTCACCCCATGGCAGTGGGGCGAAGGGATTCGCATAACCGCTGGTCGAAAACATCTTCGGCGGATGGCAAGGCAACTTCCCCTCCCGGCAAGCTTGCCCGAGCTCCGAAGCGATTCGGTGATAAAATTCATCCCGGTCGCGGATGCTCTTCGGATCGAGGTTGGCCTCGACCGCCTCGCGAAAGGCCATCATGAACCAACCGCCGGCGTAATCCTCGCAAACTTTGGCCGAGAGGCAGCCGATATTGACCCATCCCCGGCCCACCGATCCCTCGAGATAGGATTCCAATTGATGAAAGGTCGGCGAGGCCAAGTAGGCCTTGCGCCTGGCCTCGCGGTTGACCGGAACTCGAAACTCATATTCGTCGACCTGAATCCGAGTCAGGACGTCCATCGCCTCCCGATAGTGGGGACTGAGCAGCTCGGAGGGAGCCCGAACCCCATAGTGCTCGGCATTGCGCCAGGCCACGGCCTGGCCAGCCAAGAGCGGCAGTCCAACCGCGACCGCGGCCACGAGAGCTTCCCGCCCTGCGCGATCGAGCTTCGGCCCCTTCCCGGTGGCCGCCCGGAACCCGTTGATCGCCAGAAAAATCCCGATGATCGACCACACCCACAGCCCCTCGTGGCGCGAGATCAGGAGCCAAGCGAAGGCCGCCGCCGACAGAGCGGTCAGCCCCAAACGTCCCACATAAGACTTGGCGGTCCAGGAGAAGATCATCGCACCGAGGCCGAGCAGGAGGAGCGGGCCCAAAAGCGCTTCGGCCCAGAGCTCGTTGTGGATCCGAAATGAATCGGGAAGAAAGGCGAGCGCCGCGAAGAGAAAGGCGGCGGCCCAAGGCCGGAGCCCCGCCGACAAGAGGGCCAAGACCAAGCAACCGGCGGCGCCCAGGAAAAAGATTTCGATG
This sequence is a window from bacterium. Protein-coding genes within it:
- a CDS encoding glycosyltransferase family 39 protein, which gives rise to MLENEKKPRVASGLQLFLTVAASVVAMGAWFLWLGGRRNVDGDEGLYLEAARLVMSGKSLYSDFFFQQMPLTPYLYGFWMKLFGSGFLSARHCSAFLTAATGAVMLVYVARSTRSLFWVNAAGLMFFANGIILAWAPVVKTHPLTMFALVASAVAMLEWRRSRALGWLAAAGLLIGMGIGGRLTLGPLAVFYFAYVAWDAPSRRIPSLAVLLLSVLLVSTPVFYFFARDPALFWKYNLTYHTEVYPGVVDASRRWNTAQALLRQIQVLLLCVASQVTVLVGWSREGWKFLKSDSAFLALLLAIFIAIHMASAEPYTQYFSAAMPLLILLTLPALQWLIGSARRIIPIAALGLFAFFYLSGARSAMDFEIASMLSNRPEWALGSLQRTVWQARKVLKPGEECLTWWPGYAFLANCRSVGGMENHMRNYAVQRKLPDTVKEYQMLPDEELLLALRQRKYRVVIDGVYHIESPYYYDIQAALIEGYWDVGYGVKVRSPAWFRALLNSN